A window of Drosophila subobscura isolate 14011-0131.10 chromosome E, UCBerk_Dsub_1.0, whole genome shotgun sequence contains these coding sequences:
- the LOC117892352 gene encoding RNA-binding protein FUS isoform X3, translated as MRAIGLMLCLLALLICARARAAVTGPEARSSVNPGQSGQNQQVATAGVGVLDSVLRGKSRQSRCVRCYEDRDRDRYYGGYSSRTGDDQRSSAWYYSGYDDRSSSRDRDYDRSYDRSRYYDDRYTPRTYDRYEGRGGYDDYRRPVSSGYGSSYGSSSGYGSSSGSYPERERGYGYGYESRDRYYPERYSDSSTRDRYYDRSRASSYDRYDPYDRYYSSSSYGGRPRPLGVSYLLERDSNNPADVSSDGPSDSAHAAGGGGGGGGINGEGMPMPAAQTASEGNPGKTVDNAMQ; from the exons ATGCGTGCTATTGGATTG ATGCTCtgcctgctggcgctgctcatcTGCGCCCGCGCCCGTGCTGCTGTGACAGGACCCGAGGCCCGATCAAGTGTCAACCCCGGACAGAGTGGCCAGAACCAGCAGGTGGCCACGGCTGGCGTGGGCGTGCTGGACTCTGTGCTGCGTGGCAAGAGCCGCCAGTCGCGCTGCGTGCGCTGCTACGAGGATCGGGACAGGGATCGCTACTACGGCGGCTACTCCAGTCGGACAGGCGATGATCAGCGCTCCAGTGCCTGGTACTACTCGGGCTACGAcgaccgcagcagcagcagagatcgGGACTATGACAGATCCTACGATCGCAGCCGCTACTACGACGATCGCTACACGCCGCGCACCTACGATCGCTACGAGGGACGCGGGGGCTACGACGACTACAGACGCCCCGTCAGCTCCGGCTATGGCTCCAGCTATGGCTCAAGCTCTGGGTATGGCTCAAGCTCGGGCTCCTATCCGGAACGGGAACgcggctatggctatggctacgaGAGCCGGGATCGCTACTATCCAGAACGCTACAGCGATAGCTCCACCAGAG ATCGCTACTATGATCGTTCGCGTGCCAGCAGCTACGATCGCTATGATCCGTATGATCGGTACTACTCCAG CTCTTCCTATGGTGGCCGACCACGTCCTCTAGGCGTCAGCTATCTGCTCGAACGTGACTCGAACAATCCCGCAGACGTCTCCTCGGATGGCCCAAGCGACTCGGCGCATGCTgccggcggtggtggtggtggtggtggaatCAATGGTGAAGGAATGCCCATGCCCGCGGCCCAGACAGCCTCCGAGGGCAATCCCGGCAAGACGGTGGACAATGCAATGCAGTAG
- the LOC117892352 gene encoding mediator of RNA polymerase II transcription subunit 1 isoform X2 codes for MRAIGLMLCLLALLICARARAAVTGPEARSSVNPGQSGQNQQVATAGVGVLDSVLRGKSRQSRCVRCYEDRDRDRYYGGYSSRTGDDQRSSAWYYSGYDDRSSSRDRDYDRSYDRSRYYDDRYTPRTYDRYEGRGGYDDYRRPVSSGYGSSYGSSSGYGSSSGSYPERERGYGYGYESRDRYYPERYSDSSTRDRYYDRSRASSYDRYDPYDRYYSRGQSGFDNSGRGYYFATDEDDGDMRTRGNGYAYSRPSPSLSSPCGRLAGNCPYAGGSKVSSSAIGSDSSRVGGHTSVLGSDVAGGKPNGQGSWTYLGDQDKSSGSSSSSGVGGNGGGSGSSGSNGLSSGSSSRDRERERERERDRDREAQSSSYGGRPRPLGVSYLLERDSNNPADVSSDGPSDSAHAAGGGGGGGGINGEGMPMPAAQTASEGNPGKTVDNAMQ; via the exons ATGCGTGCTATTGGATTG ATGCTCtgcctgctggcgctgctcatcTGCGCCCGCGCCCGTGCTGCTGTGACAGGACCCGAGGCCCGATCAAGTGTCAACCCCGGACAGAGTGGCCAGAACCAGCAGGTGGCCACGGCTGGCGTGGGCGTGCTGGACTCTGTGCTGCGTGGCAAGAGCCGCCAGTCGCGCTGCGTGCGCTGCTACGAGGATCGGGACAGGGATCGCTACTACGGCGGCTACTCCAGTCGGACAGGCGATGATCAGCGCTCCAGTGCCTGGTACTACTCGGGCTACGAcgaccgcagcagcagcagagatcgGGACTATGACAGATCCTACGATCGCAGCCGCTACTACGACGATCGCTACACGCCGCGCACCTACGATCGCTACGAGGGACGCGGGGGCTACGACGACTACAGACGCCCCGTCAGCTCCGGCTATGGCTCCAGCTATGGCTCAAGCTCTGGGTATGGCTCAAGCTCGGGCTCCTATCCGGAACGGGAACgcggctatggctatggctacgaGAGCCGGGATCGCTACTATCCAGAACGCTACAGCGATAGCTCCACCAGAG ATCGCTACTATGATCGTTCGCGTGCCAGCAGCTACGATCGCTATGATCCGTATGATCGGTACTACTCCAG GGGACAGTCGGGCTTCGACAACTCGGGACGTGGCTACTACTTTGCCACCGACGAGGATGATGGCGACATGCGAACCCGCGGCAATGGCTACGCCTACAGCCGGCCCTCTCCATCGCTCTCCTCGCCCTGCGGCCGCTTGGCCGGAAATTGTCCCTATGCCGGAGGCTCCAAGGTCTCCTCCTCGGCCATTGGCAGTGACAGCTCCCGCGTTGGTGGACACACCAGTGTCCTGGGATCAGATGTGGCTGGCGGCAAGCCCAATGGCCAGGGCAGTTGGACGTATCTGGGCGATCAGGACAagtccagcggcagcagcagcagcagcggcgtggGGGGCAATGGAGGAGGGAGTGGCTCCTCGGGCAGCAATGGCCTGAGCAGCGGTAGCAGCAGTCGGGATCgagaacgggaacgggaacgggaaagGGATCGGGACCGCGAAGCACAGAG CTCTTCCTATGGTGGCCGACCACGTCCTCTAGGCGTCAGCTATCTGCTCGAACGTGACTCGAACAATCCCGCAGACGTCTCCTCGGATGGCCCAAGCGACTCGGCGCATGCTgccggcggtggtggtggtggtggtggaatCAATGGTGAAGGAATGCCCATGCCCGCGGCCCAGACAGCCTCCGAGGGCAATCCCGGCAAGACGGTGGACAATGCAATGCAGTAG
- the LOC117892352 gene encoding RNA-binding protein FUS isoform X1 has protein sequence MRAIGLMLCLLALLICARARAAVTGPEARSSVNPGQSGQNQQVATAGVGVLDSVLRGKSRQSRCVRCYEDRDRDRYYGGYSSRTGDDQRSSAWYYSGYDDRSSSRDRDYDRSYDRSRYYDDRYTPRTYDRYEGRGGYDDYRRPVSSGYGSSYGSSSGYGSSSGSYPERERGYGYGYESRDRYYPERYSDSSTRDRYYDRSRASSYDRYDPYDRYYSRYDFRNYRPWDETYRGQSGFDNSGRGYYFATDEDDGDMRTRGNGYAYSRPSPSLSSPCGRLAGNCPYAGGSKVSSSAIGSDSSRVGGHTSVLGSDVAGGKPNGQGSWTYLGDQDKSSGSSSSSGVGGNGGGSGSSGSNGLSSGSSSRDRERERERERDRDREAQSSSYGGRPRPLGVSYLLERDSNNPADVSSDGPSDSAHAAGGGGGGGGINGEGMPMPAAQTASEGNPGKTVDNAMQ, from the exons ATGCGTGCTATTGGATTG ATGCTCtgcctgctggcgctgctcatcTGCGCCCGCGCCCGTGCTGCTGTGACAGGACCCGAGGCCCGATCAAGTGTCAACCCCGGACAGAGTGGCCAGAACCAGCAGGTGGCCACGGCTGGCGTGGGCGTGCTGGACTCTGTGCTGCGTGGCAAGAGCCGCCAGTCGCGCTGCGTGCGCTGCTACGAGGATCGGGACAGGGATCGCTACTACGGCGGCTACTCCAGTCGGACAGGCGATGATCAGCGCTCCAGTGCCTGGTACTACTCGGGCTACGAcgaccgcagcagcagcagagatcgGGACTATGACAGATCCTACGATCGCAGCCGCTACTACGACGATCGCTACACGCCGCGCACCTACGATCGCTACGAGGGACGCGGGGGCTACGACGACTACAGACGCCCCGTCAGCTCCGGCTATGGCTCCAGCTATGGCTCAAGCTCTGGGTATGGCTCAAGCTCGGGCTCCTATCCGGAACGGGAACgcggctatggctatggctacgaGAGCCGGGATCGCTACTATCCAGAACGCTACAGCGATAGCTCCACCAGAG ATCGCTACTATGATCGTTCGCGTGCCAGCAGCTACGATCGCTATGATCCGTATGATCGGTACTACTCCAGGTATGATTTTCGCAACTATCGTCCCTGGGATGAGACCTACAG GGGACAGTCGGGCTTCGACAACTCGGGACGTGGCTACTACTTTGCCACCGACGAGGATGATGGCGACATGCGAACCCGCGGCAATGGCTACGCCTACAGCCGGCCCTCTCCATCGCTCTCCTCGCCCTGCGGCCGCTTGGCCGGAAATTGTCCCTATGCCGGAGGCTCCAAGGTCTCCTCCTCGGCCATTGGCAGTGACAGCTCCCGCGTTGGTGGACACACCAGTGTCCTGGGATCAGATGTGGCTGGCGGCAAGCCCAATGGCCAGGGCAGTTGGACGTATCTGGGCGATCAGGACAagtccagcggcagcagcagcagcagcggcgtggGGGGCAATGGAGGAGGGAGTGGCTCCTCGGGCAGCAATGGCCTGAGCAGCGGTAGCAGCAGTCGGGATCgagaacgggaacgggaacgggaaagGGATCGGGACCGCGAAGCACAGAG CTCTTCCTATGGTGGCCGACCACGTCCTCTAGGCGTCAGCTATCTGCTCGAACGTGACTCGAACAATCCCGCAGACGTCTCCTCGGATGGCCCAAGCGACTCGGCGCATGCTgccggcggtggtggtggtggtggtggaatCAATGGTGAAGGAATGCCCATGCCCGCGGCCCAGACAGCCTCCGAGGGCAATCCCGGCAAGACGGTGGACAATGCAATGCAGTAG
- the LOC117892350 gene encoding uncharacterized protein LOC117892350 isoform X3 translates to MPRFSHWLRPRLTHFPLLAFFVYLFLIFGYRHLQNERLRVDLEHLQRQLILEKPNPHWDYNNSWRRIGNASLRHEIYSAYFDARTEIIGKVRLDEAQMTIGSLRIFATLPVRLRDSKVSCIVRFADFSSQEILAEEAGAMHEVHNNSFAAWSVMCPLHASRREPMRLPQAVALSYASNRLSHLSPSFIQISYPRNMSSLFVKSRPAISVCVGPLQENYSNVLRLVEFVEMYRLQGAAHFYFYYVEASDEVRRVLTHYQRLGLADVFEWNVQPHLQDLHYAGIVAQFNDCVYRANVVDNYRYAAVVDLDEVLMPLKHNSLADYLRQCDEGRTTGFVFRNVFFYRKDSNDTFNAPGHVLNRLLYTQSKVRRTLEIMPAYVRSKLVVNTRSIVEMGNHQVYRAAPGFVDHVVHPSVGLLFHYRDKCINCKMVLIVDYTARRFGSLLFDRVDTTCLEVFMDRRGICELA, encoded by the exons ATGCCACGCTTTTCCCACTGGCTGCGGCCCCGACTAACGCATTTTCCGCTTCTTGCGTTCTTCGTCTACCTATTCCTTATCTTTGGCTACAGACATCTGCAG AATGAGCGGCTGCGTGTCGACCTGGAGCACCTGCAGCGCCAGCTGATACTGGAGAAGCCGAATCCGCACTGGGACTACAACAACAGCTGGCGCAGGATCGGCAATGCCTCGCTGCGGCATGAGATCTATTCGGCCTACTTCGATGCACGCACAGAGATCATAGGTAAG GTCCGCCTGGATGAGGCACAGATGACCATCGGCTCGCTGCGCATCTTCGCCACGCTGCCGGTGCGCCTGAGGGACTCCAAGGTGAGCTGCATCGTGCGCTTCGCTGACTTTAGCAGCCAGGAGATCTTGGCCGAGGAGGCGGGCGCCATGCACGAAGTGCACAACAACAGCTTTGCGGCTTGGAGTGTCATGTGTCCGCTGCATGCGTCAAGGCGCGAACCGATGCGCCTGCCACAGGCGGTGGCCCTCAGCTATGCCTCCAATCGCTTGAGCCACCTCAGTCCCAGCTTCATACAGATTAG TTATCCCCGCAACATGTCGAGTCTGTTTGTCAAGTCGCGACCCGCCATCTCCGTGTGCGTGGGTCCGCTCCAGGAGAACTACTCTAACGTGCTGCGCCTGGTGGAGTTCGTGGAGATGTACCGGCTGCAGGGTGCCGCCCATTTCTACTTCTACTACGTGGAGGCCAGCGATGAGGTGCGCCGTGTGCTGACCCACTATCAGCGCCTGGGCCTGGCGGATGTCTTCGAGTGGAACGTGCAGCCGCATCTGCAGGACTTGCACTACGCCGGGATCGTGGCGCAGTTCAATGACTGTGTCTATCGCGCCAATGTCGTGGACAACTATCGGTACGCAGCCGTGGTGGATCTGGACGAGGTGCTGATGCCCCTGAAGCACAATTCGCTGGCGGACTACTTGCGCCAGTGCGACGAGGGCCGCACCACCGGCTTTGTCTTTCGCAATGTGTTCTTCTACCGGAAGGACAGCAACGACACCTTCAATGCGCCGGGCCACGTGCTCAACCGGCTGCTGTATACTCAGTCCAAGGTGCGTCGCACCCTGGAGATCATGCCCGCCTATGTGCGCAGCAAGCTGGTGGTCAACACCCGCTCCATCGTGGAGATGGGCAACCATCAGGTGTACCGCGCCGCTCCAGGCTTCGTGGACCACGTGGTTCACCCGTCGGTGGGGCTGCTCTTCCACTATCGCGATAAGTGCATCAACTGCAAGATGGTGCTTATCGTGGACTACACTGCCAGGCGCTTCGGCTCGCTGCTCTTCGATCGCGTCGACACCACTTGCCTCGAGGTCTTCATGGACCGCCGCGGCATCTGCGAGCTGGCGTAG
- the LOC117892350 gene encoding uncharacterized protein LOC117892350 isoform X4: MPRFSHWLRPRLTHFPLLAFFVYLFLIFGYRHLQNERLRVDLEHLQRQLILEKPNPHWDYNNSWRRIGNASLRHEIYSAYFDARTEIIGNVRLDEAQMTIGSLRIFATLPVRLRDSKVSCIVRFADFSSQEILAEEAGAMHEVHNNSFAAWSVMCPLHASRREPMRLPQAVALSYASNRLSHLSPSFIQISYPRNMSSLFVKSRPAISVCVGPLQENYSNVLRLVEFVEMYRLQGAAHFYFYYVEASDEVRRVLTHYQRLGLADVFEWNVQPHLQDLHYAGIVAQFNDCVYRANVVDNYRYAAVVDLDEVLMPLKHNSLADYLRQCDEGRTTGFVFRNVFFYRKDSNDTFNAPGHVLNRLLYTQSKVRRTLEIMPAYVRSKLVVNTRSIVEMGNHQVYRAAPGFVDHVVHPSVGLLFHYRDKCINCKMVLIVDYTARRFGSLLFDRVDTTCLEVFMDRRGICELA; the protein is encoded by the exons ATGCCACGCTTTTCCCACTGGCTGCGGCCCCGACTAACGCATTTTCCGCTTCTTGCGTTCTTCGTCTACCTATTCCTTATCTTTGGCTACAGACATCTGCAG AATGAGCGGCTGCGTGTCGACCTGGAGCACCTGCAGCGCCAGCTGATACTGGAGAAGCCGAATCCGCACTGGGACTACAACAACAGCTGGCGCAGGATCGGCAATGCCTCGCTGCGGCATGAGATCTATTCGGCCTACTTCGATGCACGCACAGAGATCATAG GAAATGTCCGCCTGGATGAGGCACAGATGACCATCGGCTCGCTGCGCATCTTCGCCACGCTGCCGGTGCGCCTGAGGGACTCCAAGGTGAGCTGCATCGTGCGCTTCGCTGACTTTAGCAGCCAGGAGATCTTGGCCGAGGAGGCGGGCGCCATGCACGAAGTGCACAACAACAGCTTTGCGGCTTGGAGTGTCATGTGTCCGCTGCATGCGTCAAGGCGCGAACCGATGCGCCTGCCACAGGCGGTGGCCCTCAGCTATGCCTCCAATCGCTTGAGCCACCTCAGTCCCAGCTTCATACAGATTAG TTATCCCCGCAACATGTCGAGTCTGTTTGTCAAGTCGCGACCCGCCATCTCCGTGTGCGTGGGTCCGCTCCAGGAGAACTACTCTAACGTGCTGCGCCTGGTGGAGTTCGTGGAGATGTACCGGCTGCAGGGTGCCGCCCATTTCTACTTCTACTACGTGGAGGCCAGCGATGAGGTGCGCCGTGTGCTGACCCACTATCAGCGCCTGGGCCTGGCGGATGTCTTCGAGTGGAACGTGCAGCCGCATCTGCAGGACTTGCACTACGCCGGGATCGTGGCGCAGTTCAATGACTGTGTCTATCGCGCCAATGTCGTGGACAACTATCGGTACGCAGCCGTGGTGGATCTGGACGAGGTGCTGATGCCCCTGAAGCACAATTCGCTGGCGGACTACTTGCGCCAGTGCGACGAGGGCCGCACCACCGGCTTTGTCTTTCGCAATGTGTTCTTCTACCGGAAGGACAGCAACGACACCTTCAATGCGCCGGGCCACGTGCTCAACCGGCTGCTGTATACTCAGTCCAAGGTGCGTCGCACCCTGGAGATCATGCCCGCCTATGTGCGCAGCAAGCTGGTGGTCAACACCCGCTCCATCGTGGAGATGGGCAACCATCAGGTGTACCGCGCCGCTCCAGGCTTCGTGGACCACGTGGTTCACCCGTCGGTGGGGCTGCTCTTCCACTATCGCGATAAGTGCATCAACTGCAAGATGGTGCTTATCGTGGACTACACTGCCAGGCGCTTCGGCTCGCTGCTCTTCGATCGCGTCGACACCACTTGCCTCGAGGTCTTCATGGACCGCCGCGGCATCTGCGAGCTGGCGTAG
- the LOC117892350 gene encoding uncharacterized protein LOC117892350 isoform X2: protein MLAAQENRFQYVYFTLSGLVASAMLVLVYISMRTSLNERLRVDLEHLQRQLILEKPNPHWDYNNSWRRIGNASLRHEIYSAYFDARTEIIGKVRLDEAQMTIGSLRIFATLPVRLRDSKVSCIVRFADFSSQEILAEEAGAMHEVHNNSFAAWSVMCPLHASRREPMRLPQAVALSYASNRLSHLSPSFIQISYPRNMSSLFVKSRPAISVCVGPLQENYSNVLRLVEFVEMYRLQGAAHFYFYYVEASDEVRRVLTHYQRLGLADVFEWNVQPHLQDLHYAGIVAQFNDCVYRANVVDNYRYAAVVDLDEVLMPLKHNSLADYLRQCDEGRTTGFVFRNVFFYRKDSNDTFNAPGHVLNRLLYTQSKVRRTLEIMPAYVRSKLVVNTRSIVEMGNHQVYRAAPGFVDHVVHPSVGLLFHYRDKCINCKMVLIVDYTARRFGSLLFDRVDTTCLEVFMDRRGICELA, encoded by the exons ATGCTGGCGGCACAAGAGAATCGCTTTCAGTACGTGTACTTCACGCTGTCCGGCCTGGTGGCCAGCGCCATGCTCGTCCTGGTCTACATCTCCATGCGCACGAGCCTT AATGAGCGGCTGCGTGTCGACCTGGAGCACCTGCAGCGCCAGCTGATACTGGAGAAGCCGAATCCGCACTGGGACTACAACAACAGCTGGCGCAGGATCGGCAATGCCTCGCTGCGGCATGAGATCTATTCGGCCTACTTCGATGCACGCACAGAGATCATAGGTAAG GTCCGCCTGGATGAGGCACAGATGACCATCGGCTCGCTGCGCATCTTCGCCACGCTGCCGGTGCGCCTGAGGGACTCCAAGGTGAGCTGCATCGTGCGCTTCGCTGACTTTAGCAGCCAGGAGATCTTGGCCGAGGAGGCGGGCGCCATGCACGAAGTGCACAACAACAGCTTTGCGGCTTGGAGTGTCATGTGTCCGCTGCATGCGTCAAGGCGCGAACCGATGCGCCTGCCACAGGCGGTGGCCCTCAGCTATGCCTCCAATCGCTTGAGCCACCTCAGTCCCAGCTTCATACAGATTAG TTATCCCCGCAACATGTCGAGTCTGTTTGTCAAGTCGCGACCCGCCATCTCCGTGTGCGTGGGTCCGCTCCAGGAGAACTACTCTAACGTGCTGCGCCTGGTGGAGTTCGTGGAGATGTACCGGCTGCAGGGTGCCGCCCATTTCTACTTCTACTACGTGGAGGCCAGCGATGAGGTGCGCCGTGTGCTGACCCACTATCAGCGCCTGGGCCTGGCGGATGTCTTCGAGTGGAACGTGCAGCCGCATCTGCAGGACTTGCACTACGCCGGGATCGTGGCGCAGTTCAATGACTGTGTCTATCGCGCCAATGTCGTGGACAACTATCGGTACGCAGCCGTGGTGGATCTGGACGAGGTGCTGATGCCCCTGAAGCACAATTCGCTGGCGGACTACTTGCGCCAGTGCGACGAGGGCCGCACCACCGGCTTTGTCTTTCGCAATGTGTTCTTCTACCGGAAGGACAGCAACGACACCTTCAATGCGCCGGGCCACGTGCTCAACCGGCTGCTGTATACTCAGTCCAAGGTGCGTCGCACCCTGGAGATCATGCCCGCCTATGTGCGCAGCAAGCTGGTGGTCAACACCCGCTCCATCGTGGAGATGGGCAACCATCAGGTGTACCGCGCCGCTCCAGGCTTCGTGGACCACGTGGTTCACCCGTCGGTGGGGCTGCTCTTCCACTATCGCGATAAGTGCATCAACTGCAAGATGGTGCTTATCGTGGACTACACTGCCAGGCGCTTCGGCTCGCTGCTCTTCGATCGCGTCGACACCACTTGCCTCGAGGTCTTCATGGACCGCCGCGGCATCTGCGAGCTGGCGTAG
- the LOC117892350 gene encoding uncharacterized protein LOC117892350 isoform X1: MLAAQENRFQYVYFTLSGLVASAMLVLVYISMRTSLNERLRVDLEHLQRQLILEKPNPHWDYNNSWRRIGNASLRHEIYSAYFDARTEIIGNVRLDEAQMTIGSLRIFATLPVRLRDSKVSCIVRFADFSSQEILAEEAGAMHEVHNNSFAAWSVMCPLHASRREPMRLPQAVALSYASNRLSHLSPSFIQISYPRNMSSLFVKSRPAISVCVGPLQENYSNVLRLVEFVEMYRLQGAAHFYFYYVEASDEVRRVLTHYQRLGLADVFEWNVQPHLQDLHYAGIVAQFNDCVYRANVVDNYRYAAVVDLDEVLMPLKHNSLADYLRQCDEGRTTGFVFRNVFFYRKDSNDTFNAPGHVLNRLLYTQSKVRRTLEIMPAYVRSKLVVNTRSIVEMGNHQVYRAAPGFVDHVVHPSVGLLFHYRDKCINCKMVLIVDYTARRFGSLLFDRVDTTCLEVFMDRRGICELA; encoded by the exons ATGCTGGCGGCACAAGAGAATCGCTTTCAGTACGTGTACTTCACGCTGTCCGGCCTGGTGGCCAGCGCCATGCTCGTCCTGGTCTACATCTCCATGCGCACGAGCCTT AATGAGCGGCTGCGTGTCGACCTGGAGCACCTGCAGCGCCAGCTGATACTGGAGAAGCCGAATCCGCACTGGGACTACAACAACAGCTGGCGCAGGATCGGCAATGCCTCGCTGCGGCATGAGATCTATTCGGCCTACTTCGATGCACGCACAGAGATCATAG GAAATGTCCGCCTGGATGAGGCACAGATGACCATCGGCTCGCTGCGCATCTTCGCCACGCTGCCGGTGCGCCTGAGGGACTCCAAGGTGAGCTGCATCGTGCGCTTCGCTGACTTTAGCAGCCAGGAGATCTTGGCCGAGGAGGCGGGCGCCATGCACGAAGTGCACAACAACAGCTTTGCGGCTTGGAGTGTCATGTGTCCGCTGCATGCGTCAAGGCGCGAACCGATGCGCCTGCCACAGGCGGTGGCCCTCAGCTATGCCTCCAATCGCTTGAGCCACCTCAGTCCCAGCTTCATACAGATTAG TTATCCCCGCAACATGTCGAGTCTGTTTGTCAAGTCGCGACCCGCCATCTCCGTGTGCGTGGGTCCGCTCCAGGAGAACTACTCTAACGTGCTGCGCCTGGTGGAGTTCGTGGAGATGTACCGGCTGCAGGGTGCCGCCCATTTCTACTTCTACTACGTGGAGGCCAGCGATGAGGTGCGCCGTGTGCTGACCCACTATCAGCGCCTGGGCCTGGCGGATGTCTTCGAGTGGAACGTGCAGCCGCATCTGCAGGACTTGCACTACGCCGGGATCGTGGCGCAGTTCAATGACTGTGTCTATCGCGCCAATGTCGTGGACAACTATCGGTACGCAGCCGTGGTGGATCTGGACGAGGTGCTGATGCCCCTGAAGCACAATTCGCTGGCGGACTACTTGCGCCAGTGCGACGAGGGCCGCACCACCGGCTTTGTCTTTCGCAATGTGTTCTTCTACCGGAAGGACAGCAACGACACCTTCAATGCGCCGGGCCACGTGCTCAACCGGCTGCTGTATACTCAGTCCAAGGTGCGTCGCACCCTGGAGATCATGCCCGCCTATGTGCGCAGCAAGCTGGTGGTCAACACCCGCTCCATCGTGGAGATGGGCAACCATCAGGTGTACCGCGCCGCTCCAGGCTTCGTGGACCACGTGGTTCACCCGTCGGTGGGGCTGCTCTTCCACTATCGCGATAAGTGCATCAACTGCAAGATGGTGCTTATCGTGGACTACACTGCCAGGCGCTTCGGCTCGCTGCTCTTCGATCGCGTCGACACCACTTGCCTCGAGGTCTTCATGGACCGCCGCGGCATCTGCGAGCTGGCGTAG